In Candidatus Gastranaerophilales bacterium, a single window of DNA contains:
- a CDS encoding aspartate 1-decarboxylase codes for MLLEFIYSKIHRATVTDANLNYVGSITIDAELLNAANLSEGQKVEILDINNGERFQTYIIAGKKGQRDICLNGAAARKVAIGDKVIIVAYAAMTPEEAKTFKPTIVHVDENNNIKA; via the coding sequence AAAATACATAGAGCAACTGTGACCGACGCAAATCTTAATTATGTCGGTTCCATAACTATTGATGCTGAACTTTTGAACGCAGCAAATCTTTCAGAAGGTCAAAAAGTCGAAATATTGGACATCAATAACGGCGAAAGATTTCAAACATATATTATTGCAGGTAAAAAAGGACAACGTGATATTTGCCTAAACGGAGCGGCTGCAAGAAAAGTCGCAATCGGCGACAAAGTTATTATCGTTGCCTATGCGGCTATGACTCCTGAGGAAGCTAAAACTTTCAAGCCGACAATTGTACACGTTGACGAAAATAATAATATTAAAGCCTAA
- the amrB gene encoding AmmeMemoRadiSam system protein B: protein MEKIKQSSAMGTFYFEDKKELLSQLKTIFSHEKVYDVESRAIIVPHAGYVFSGALAAKGYQCLKKTIKNIFIISPVHYVPIDEVTLCSYDFFKTPLGTIPVNKDIVADIVKHFGAQVSDIPFEKEHAIEVQIPFIQYLYEDVRIIPVLASGNQVEKISNIIKKYYKDEENAFVISTDLSHFHTDVEAKKIDKITAEMIEQQDLSGFQSEQACGSTGLCAAVDFAKANQYSFIRIGLTNSAAVTADKDRVVGYGAWMLQEMTKSEFIKEYFSPFAISVCYKSIAMGLNNKKLDAQVELKVIPPVFDELGASFVTLKTDGSLRGCIGSIIAHRPLIADLINNASAAAFQDPRFAPLTEDEFDNLDISISLLSAPMKIEFSGEQDLLQKIKPFEDGIIIKDGAHQAVYLPSVWEQLPEKVMFLNSLKQKAGLRPDYFSKTFEAYRFSAIHIDG, encoded by the coding sequence ATGGAAAAAATTAAACAATCTTCTGCAATGGGGACATTCTATTTTGAGGATAAAAAAGAACTTTTATCTCAATTAAAAACTATTTTTTCTCATGAAAAGGTATATGATGTAGAGTCAAGAGCTATTATAGTTCCTCATGCGGGGTATGTATTTTCAGGAGCTTTGGCGGCAAAAGGTTATCAATGTTTGAAAAAAACTATAAAAAATATTTTTATAATTTCACCCGTTCATTATGTTCCGATTGATGAAGTTACATTGTGTTCTTATGATTTTTTTAAAACACCATTGGGTACAATTCCTGTAAATAAAGATATAGTTGCAGATATAGTAAAGCATTTTGGTGCTCAAGTTTCAGATATTCCTTTTGAAAAAGAGCACGCAATTGAAGTTCAAATACCTTTTATTCAATATCTGTATGAGGATGTTCGGATTATTCCTGTATTGGCTTCCGGTAATCAAGTTGAGAAGATATCAAACATTATAAAAAAATATTATAAAGATGAAGAAAATGCCTTTGTTATATCAACTGACTTGAGTCATTTTCATACAGATGTAGAAGCAAAGAAAATTGATAAAATAACGGCGGAAATGATTGAGCAACAGGATTTATCAGGTTTTCAATCTGAGCAGGCATGTGGCTCAACAGGGTTATGTGCGGCGGTTGATTTTGCAAAAGCAAATCAATACTCTTTCATCAGAATAGGGTTGACAAACTCTGCTGCTGTTACTGCGGATAAAGATAGAGTCGTTGGTTATGGTGCGTGGATGCTTCAAGAAATGACAAAATCAGAATTTATAAAAGAATATTTTTCACCTTTTGCGATTTCTGTTTGTTACAAAAGTATTGCAATGGGATTGAACAACAAAAAATTGGACGCTCAAGTTGAGCTAAAAGTTATTCCGCCAGTATTTGATGAGCTCGGTGCGTCATTTGTTACGTTGAAAACAGATGGCAGTTTAAGGGGATGTATCGGCTCTATTATTGCACATAGACCGCTAATTGCTGATTTAATAAACAATGCTTCAGCTGCTGCTTTTCAAGACCCTAGGTTTGCTCCTTTGACGGAAGATGAATTTGACAATCTTGATATTTCTATTTCTTTATTATCAGCACCAATGAAAATTGAATTTTCCGGGGAGCAAGATTTATTGCAAAAAATCAAACCCTTTGAAGATGGAATAATAATAAAAGATGGGGCTCATCAGGCTGTATATTTGCCATCTGTTTGGGAACAATTACCTGAAAAAGTTATGTTTTTAAATTCTTTAAAACAGAAAGCCGGTTTGCGACCCGATTATTTTTCCAAGACATTTGAAGCATACAGATTTTCGGCAATTCATATTGACGGTTAA
- the amrS gene encoding AmmeMemoRadiSam system radical SAM enzyme, whose protein sequence is MKYENSLTSNKVQCTLCPRNCTLGDGQRGFCYVRQNINGKIKLTTYGYTTGLAIDPVEKKPLYHFYPGSKVLSFGTIGCNLGCKFCQNYTTTKAKIDPTLLQKASPIEIATMAKKYGCKSVAFTYNDPVIFFEYAIDTAKECKKLGIKTIAVTAGYINPEPREKFFKYIDAVNIDLKAFSNDFYKRNSLVTFPPILDTIKYVNKKTNCHLELTTLIIEGENDSETELKNEFNWIKNELGENIPLHLSAFFPCYKFENHKPTSPQRLIKSYNFAKEAGLNYVYTGNLHHEKTSTTYCKNCKKELIIRNQYIIKSYNLDYDGKCKFCGTKCDGLF, encoded by the coding sequence ATGAAATACGAAAATAGCCTTACTTCTAATAAAGTTCAATGCACTCTTTGTCCCAGAAATTGCACACTTGGTGATGGACAAAGAGGATTTTGCTATGTCAGACAAAACATAAACGGCAAAATCAAACTTACAACCTACGGCTACACAACAGGACTCGCAATAGACCCGGTTGAAAAAAAGCCGCTTTACCATTTCTACCCCGGAAGCAAAGTATTATCTTTCGGCACAATTGGTTGCAATTTGGGCTGCAAATTTTGCCAAAATTACACAACAACAAAAGCAAAAATCGACCCGACCCTTCTTCAAAAAGCCTCCCCCATTGAAATTGCAACAATGGCAAAAAAATATGGTTGCAAAAGCGTAGCATTTACATATAACGACCCCGTGATATTTTTTGAATACGCAATTGATACAGCTAAAGAATGCAAGAAACTCGGAATAAAAACAATAGCCGTAACTGCAGGCTATATAAACCCCGAACCTAGAGAAAAATTTTTCAAATATATAGATGCTGTAAATATTGACCTCAAGGCATTTTCAAACGATTTCTATAAAAGAAATTCATTGGTCACGTTCCCACCCATTCTTGATACAATAAAATACGTAAACAAAAAAACAAACTGTCACCTTGAACTTACAACCCTTATTATTGAAGGGGAAAATGACTCAGAAACTGAATTGAAAAACGAATTTAACTGGATAAAAAATGAACTCGGAGAAAATATTCCGCTTCACCTTAGTGCGTTTTTCCCTTGCTACAAATTTGAAAATCATAAACCAACTTCACCACAAAGACTTATTAAATCATATAATTTTGCCAAAGAAGCTGGCTTAAACTACGTATATACAGGCAATCTTCATCACGAAAAAACATCAACTACTTATTGCAAAAACTGTAAAAAAGAACTTATAATCCGTAATCAATATATAATAAAAAGCTACAATCTCGATTATGACGGCAAATGCAAATTCTGTGGGACTAAATGCGACGGTTTATTTTAA